The following proteins are encoded in a genomic region of Methylocystis echinoides:
- a CDS encoding CYTH and CHAD domain-containing protein — protein MVKDASQPSPLPPVDELKRHSDREVEVKLECPPDLLPSLFTLEPLAGAIVRPRAQRLVATYFDTPGDALDRAGMSLRLRKAGAQRVMTLKWALRESSGFSRGEAEAPFRGDQPDVNVFGPEISKRVEERMRGETLAPRFETRVRRRTAELSLGASVVEIALDEGEIVAAEARRKISECELELKDGEPAALFGLAAQLTRAGLRVSPESKSRRGFLLARCEKPSEVRAVAPRLDAGASIEDAINAVIQNALTQFIENWPALLDGDHPESVHQMRVALRRLRAALALFERAFPGAGFTRFRDDAKRLATALGPARDQDVFIALVSEGPLAVFASEPSFEALLSASSLRRHDAYRTAKETICAPETSRFALELQAFVASRGWRNALGTQELPSLVRPARSLADEAIERLYRRARKLGKDMLVAEPPQRHRLRITLKNLRYASEFFGSLYSPAGVKKFTKVISALQDALGAHNDAVSALKLVEDDAIPSELRATGIVLGWCAREIDSPEPYLRDYWLAFKSARCFWR, from the coding sequence ATGGTGAAAGACGCGTCGCAGCCTTCCCCGTTGCCGCCTGTCGACGAACTTAAGCGGCACAGTGATAGGGAGGTGGAAGTCAAGCTGGAATGTCCGCCCGATCTTCTCCCTTCGCTCTTCACTCTCGAGCCGTTGGCCGGAGCAATCGTTCGTCCACGCGCGCAAAGGCTCGTCGCAACCTATTTTGATACGCCAGGCGACGCGCTGGATCGCGCGGGAATGTCGTTGCGCTTGCGCAAGGCAGGCGCCCAACGCGTCATGACCCTCAAATGGGCGCTCCGGGAAAGTAGCGGCTTCTCGCGGGGAGAGGCGGAAGCGCCGTTCCGAGGCGATCAACCGGATGTAAATGTCTTCGGGCCGGAAATTTCGAAGAGAGTGGAGGAGAGGATGCGCGGCGAAACGCTGGCGCCGCGTTTCGAAACACGGGTGCGCCGTCGGACGGCGGAATTGTCTCTAGGGGCTTCGGTCGTGGAAATCGCCCTCGACGAGGGCGAAATTGTCGCAGCCGAAGCCCGGCGCAAAATTTCGGAATGTGAGTTGGAGTTGAAAGACGGCGAGCCGGCCGCGCTTTTTGGCTTGGCCGCGCAGTTGACGCGCGCGGGACTGAGGGTCAGCCCAGAGTCGAAATCGCGACGCGGCTTTCTCTTGGCCCGGTGCGAAAAGCCGTCTGAGGTCCGAGCCGTAGCGCCGCGGTTGGATGCGGGAGCATCGATCGAAGACGCGATAAACGCCGTTATCCAAAATGCGCTGACGCAATTTATTGAAAACTGGCCGGCGTTGCTGGACGGGGACCACCCCGAATCGGTCCATCAGATGCGGGTCGCCCTCAGGCGACTTCGCGCAGCGCTCGCGCTGTTTGAACGAGCATTTCCGGGCGCGGGTTTCACGAGATTTCGTGACGATGCGAAACGCCTGGCGACCGCGCTCGGGCCGGCGCGTGATCAAGACGTATTCATCGCGCTTGTTTCTGAGGGGCCACTCGCGGTCTTCGCCTCCGAGCCCTCCTTCGAGGCGCTCCTTTCTGCATCCTCCTTAAGGCGTCACGATGCATATCGAACAGCCAAGGAAACGATCTGCGCGCCCGAAACCTCCCGTTTTGCACTCGAGTTACAAGCCTTCGTGGCGTCGAGAGGGTGGCGCAATGCGCTGGGAACGCAAGAACTCCCAAGTCTCGTGCGTCCCGCGCGGAGCCTCGCGGACGAGGCAATCGAGAGACTTTACAGGCGCGCCCGAAAGCTTGGCAAAGACATGTTGGTCGCCGAACCGCCTCAGCGTCACCGTCTGCGCATCACCTTGAAAAACCTCCGCTACGCCTCGGAGTTTTTCGGCTCTCTGTACAGTCCAGCTGGGGTCAAAAAATTCACAAAAGTCATCAGCGCGCTGCAGGATGCGCTCGGAGCCCATAACGACGCGGTCTCTGCATTGAAGTTGGTCGAAGACGACGCCATACCCTCAGAATTGCGGGCGACCGGGATTGTCCTCGGCTGGTGCGCCCGAGAGATCGATAGCCCGGAACCTTACTTGAGGGACTACTGGCTGGCTTTCAAAAGTGCCCGTTGCTTCTGGAGGTAA
- a CDS encoding protease modulator HflK N-terminal domain-containing protein — MYRPRDDLTRERRHPWGRSAGNAGPPDLDKGFRRGKRECRGALRALKFL, encoded by the coding sequence ATGTACCGGCCGCGTGACGATCTAACTCGAGAGCGACGCCACCCATGGGGCCGCTCAGCAGGAAACGCTGGCCCTCCCGATTTGGATAAGGGTTTCCGGCGAGGAAAGCGGGAATGTCGAGGAGCGCTTCGCGCCCTCAAGTTTTTATGA